From one Pempheris klunzingeri isolate RE-2024b chromosome 9, fPemKlu1.hap1, whole genome shotgun sequence genomic stretch:
- the LOC139207642 gene encoding protocadherin alpha-3-like, with protein sequence MEQGGLHAWIERWRCLVYMAALVTFWGEASAQIRYSISEEVKEGSVVGNIAKDLGIDKATLKDREYRIVGTSTEPLFRLNKDDGILYVSRKVDREEICERSNACVINLKTVLENPLEIHYVAIEVLDVNDHSPAFPEKEKRLKIFESTSPGARFQLQPARDPDGGQFTVQQYKLSHNDHFRLEIKERGEDRKMPILILQKQLDREATREHTLLLTAIDGGRPARSGTIEIIIEVLDVNDNSPVFTKDVYSAILNENATPGTLVIQVNATDLDEGANSEIIYTFGKEVDIHFQKIFNIDPRTGEIKVAGVIDFEEADSYEIDIQASDKGTVPLSTDKTVIIKIIDLNDNPPEIEVTSFSKSVPEDARTGTTVALISVNDLDSGPNGKVSCFIREDVPFAISPSLQDNMYAIVTKSQLDREVKSFYELTIVAKDTGVPSLSSEKTINVAVSDVNDNRPEFSLSPYTFYITENNDLVSPVFSVRASDRDESDNALISYHILREASGDNKLTSFLNINSENGDILALKSFDFETLKTFQFQVVASDSGTPSLSSNVTVNVFILDQNDNAPVILYPVSSNGSAEGVEEIPRNVNAGHLVTKVRAYDADIGYNGWLLFSLQEVTDHSLFALDRYTGQIRTLRSFTETDEAEHKLLILVKDNGNVSLSATATVIVKLVEPKEAFAASDVKSAAKDDEENNVTFYLMITLGSVSVLFLISIIVLIAMQCSKTTDYTSKYLQETNYDGTLCHSIQYRSGDKRYMLVGPRMSIGSTIVPGSNANTLVLPDRRRTSGEVRKSL encoded by the coding sequence ATGGAACAAGGTGGGCTCCACGCGTGGATAGAGCGATGGAGATGCTTGGTCTACATGGCGGCTTTGGTAACGTTTTGGGGTGAAGCCTCAGCTCAGATCAGATATTCCATCTCTGAAGAGGTGAAAGAAGGAAGTGTTGTTGGAAACATTGCGAAAGACTTAGGAATTGATAAGGCTACGCTGAAAGACAGAGAGTATCGCATTGTTGGCACTTCGACGGAACCTCTTTTTCGTTTGAATAAGGACGACGGCATCCTCTATGTCAGCAGAAAAGTGGACAGGGAAGAGATCTGTGAACGGAGCAACGCGTGTGTCATCAACCTTAAAACCGTGCTGGAAAACCCTCTGGAAATCCATTATGTGGCCATAGAGGTGCTGGATGTAAACGACCATTCCCCCGCCTTTCCAGAGAAAGAGAAACGACTGAAGATATTTGAATCGACATCACCGGGAGCAAGGTTTCAGCTCCAACCCGCACGCGACCCCGATGGTGGTCAGTTTACTGTTCAGCAGTATAAACTCAGCCACAATGACCACTTCCGTTTGGAAATTAAGGAGCGAGGCGAAGACCGTAAGATGCCCATTCTGATTTTACAGAAGCAGTTAGACAGAGAGGCTACGAGAGAGCACACGCTTCTTCTCACCGCTATTGATGGTGGGAGGCCGGCTAGGTCTGGaacaatagaaataataatcGAGGTGCTCGATGTTAATGACAATTCACCGGTTTTTACAAAAGATGTGTATTCTGCTATATTAAATGAAAACGCAACACCCGGCACGTTAGTTATTCAGGTTAATGCAACTGATTTGGATGAAGGTGCAAACAGTGAAATCATATACACATTCGGTAAAGAAGTGGATATACATttccaaaaaatatttaacataGATCCGAGGACGGGCGAAATTAAAGTGGCCGGAGTAATAGACTTCGAAGAAGCTGACAGCTATGAAATTGATATACAAGCTTCAGATAAGGGCACTGTCCCTCTTTCCACAGACAAAACTGTGATAATTAAGATAATCGACCTAAACGACAATCCTCCAGAGATTGAAGTTACATCATTTTCCAAATCAGTTCCCGAGGATGCTAGAACTGGAACAACAGTAGCTTTGATCAGTGTCAATGATTTGGATTCAGGCCCCAACGGGAAGGTTTCTTGCTTTATACGCGAGGACGTTCCTTTCGCTATATCTCCATCCCTGCAAGATAACATGTACGCAATTGTTACCAAATCACAACTGGACAGAGAAGTAAAGTCTTTTTATGAACTTACAATTGTTGCAAAGGACACTGGCGTGCCATCACTCTCATctgaaaagacaataaatgtGGCTGTTTCAGACGTGAACGATAACAGACCAGAGTTTTCACTGAGTCCCTATACTTTCTACATTACTGAAAATAATGACCTAGTATCACCGGTATTTTCTGTTAGGGCTTCTGATCGTGATGAAAGTGATAATGCTCTCATTTCATATCATATTTTGAGAGAAGCAAGCGGAGATAATAAACTGACCTCGTTTTTAAACATAAACAGTGAAAACGGAGACATTTTGGCCCTAAaaagttttgactttgagaCTCTGAAAACGTTCCAGTTCCAAGTTGTTGCCTCAGATTCTGGAACTCCGTCACTGAGCAGCAACGTCACAGTGAACGTGTTCATTCTGGATCAGAACGACAACGCTCCAGTCATCCTGTATCCAGTCAGCTCCAACGGTtctgctgaaggtgtggaggagaTTCCCCGCAATGTGAACGCAGGACACTTGGTGACTAAAGTCAGAGCCTATGACGCTGATATAGGATATAACGGCTGGTTACTGTTTTCACTACAGGAAGTTACTGACCACAGTCTCTTTGCTTTGGACCGCTATACAGGACAGATCAGAACACTTCGCTcgttcacagagacagacgaggcTGAGCATAAACTGCTCATACTGGTCAAAGACAACGGGAACGTTTCACTGTCAGCAACAGCTACTGTCATTGTCAAACTGGTGGAGCCCAAAGAGGCTTTTGCAGCTTCTGACGTTAAAAGTGCAGCAAAAGATGACGAGGAGAATAATGTGACTTTTTACCTGATGATAACTTTGGGCTCagtttctgtactttttctcatcagtaTCATCGTGCTGATTGCAATGCAGTGCTCCAAAACCACAGACTATACTTCTAAATATCTCCAGGAGACTAACTATGACGGGACACTGTGTCACAGCATCCAGTACAGATCTGGAGACAAACGGTACATGTTAGTGGGACCCAGGATGAGTATAGGATCTACTATAGTCCCGGGCAGCAACGCCAATACTCTAGTGCtccctgacaggaggaggacatcTGGAGAGGTAAGAAAGTCGCTGTAG
- the LOC139207643 gene encoding protocadherin alpha-8-like, which translates to MARRGCRGWLELLVVLIVSLNATFNLASAQLRYSIPEELTVGAVVGNMAKDLGLDLSALSARGFRIVSGSTEPPFQLSNDGILHVNRKIDREEICERISTCIINIKAVLENPLEVHYVAIEVLDINDHSPTFSENETLLQISESALPGARFQLQGARDPDSDVYSIHLYKLSQNDHFRLEVKDRGEDGKIPVLYLHKPLDKETARSHRLLLTAFDGGKPAKSGTMGIIVNVLDVNDNMPVFAKDAYAAVLDENSPIGTTILQVNATDLDDGSNGEVVYSFGDNVNKKLHKLFEVGVDTGEIIVKGLIDFEAKDRYEIDIKASDKGPVPLATEKSVIITIVDLNDNAPEIEVTSFSSAIPEDSKPGTTVALLSVNDKDSGVNGKVICYISEDVPFTLTPSVQDNMYSIVTKSLLDREHQSKYDVTIIARDAGEQPLSSHRTISVTVSDMNDNSPEFSTNPYTFYVTENNVAGASLFSVSAHDCDEGDNALISYNIVRNGDEHKKRTPFLNINNENGDILALKSFDFETLKTFQFQVVASDSGTPSLSSNVTVNVFILDQNDNAPVILYPVSSNGSAEGVEEIPRNVNAGHLVTKVRAYDADIGYNGWLLFSLQEVTDHSLFALDRYTGQIRTLRSFTETDEAEHKLLILVKDNGNVSLSATATVIVKLVEPKEAFAASDVKSAAKDDEENNVTFYLMITLGSVSVLFLISIIVLIAMQCSKTTDYTSKYLQETNYDGTLCHSIQYRSGDKRYMLVGPRMSIGSTIVPGSNANTLVLPDRRRTSGEWTIS; encoded by the exons ATGGCACGCCGCGGATGCAGAGGATGGTTGGAGCTCCTGGTCGTTCTCATTGTTTCTTTGAATGCTACTTTTAATTTAGCCTCAGCACAACTGCGATACTCTATTCCAGAAGAGCTTACGGTGGGTGCTGTTGTTGGCAACATGGCTAAAGATTTAGGACTGGATCTCAGCGCTTTGAGTGCGAGAGGATTTCGCATCGTTTCTGGATCGACCGAACCCCCGTTTCAACTAAGCAATGATGGCATCTTACATGTTAACCGGAAAATAGACAGAGAAGAGATATGCGAAAGGATCAGTACTTGCATCATCAACATTAAGGCTGTGCTGGAGAACCCGTTAGAGGTCCATTACGTCGCTATTGAGGTGTTGGATATAAACGATCACTCTCCCACCTTCTCCGAAAACGAGACGCTTTTACAGATATCAGAATCTGCTTTACCAGGAGCACGATTTCAGCTACAAGGCGCCCGTGATCCAGACAGTGACGTGTATTCCATTCATCTGTATAAGCTCAgtcaaaatgatcattttcGTCTTGAGGTCAAAgatagaggagaggatgggaaAATCCCTGTTTTGTATTTGCATAAACCGCTGGACAAAGAAACGGCAAGAAGTCACAGATTACTGCTGACAGCCTTTGATGGAGGAAAGCCTGCAAAGTCAGGAACCATGGGAATTATTGTTAATGTTTTGGATGTTAACGATAATATGCCAGTTTTTGCCAAAGACGCGTATGCTGCAGTGCTTGATGAAAATTCTCCCATTGGCACAACTATATTGCAAGTAAATGCAACAGATCTAGATGATGGTTCAAATGGGGAGGTGGTTTATTCATTCGGGgataatgtaaataaaaaattacataaaCTTTTTGAAGTTGGCGTCGATACTGGTGAGATTATTGTTAAAGGACTGATAGATTTTGAAGCAAAAGACAGGTATGAAATTGATATTAAAGCTTCCGATAAAGGACCAGTCCCCCtagcaacagaaaaaagtgTTATTATAACTATAGTGGACTTGAATGATAATGCACCTGAGATTGAAGTGACGTCCTTTTCAAGTGCCATTCCCGAGGACTCCAAACCTGGAACGACAGTGGCACTGCTGAGTGTGAATGACAAAGATTCAGGTGTGAATGGAAAGGTAATCTGTTATATAAGTGAGGATGTTCCTTTTACATTAACACCATCTGTACAAGACAATATGTACTCTATAGTCACCAAATCTCTGCTGGACAGAGAGCATCAGTCCAAGTATGATGTAACAATAATTGCAAGAGATGCTGGTGAACAACCTTTGTCATCTCATAGGACAATAAGTGTGACTGTATCAGATATGAATGATAACAGTCCAGAGTTTTCAACAAATCCGTACACCTTTTATGTTACTGAGAACAATGTTGCAGGAGCCTCTTTATTTTCAGTGAGTGCTCATGATTGTGATGAGGGTGATAATGCTCTAATATCATATAACATTGTGAGAAATGGCGATGAACATAAAAAACGTACACCATTTCTCAATATAAACAATGAAAACGGAGACATTTTGGCCCTAAaaagttttgactttgagaCTCTGAAAACGTTCCAGTTCCAAGTTGTTGCCTCAGATTCTGGAACTCCGTCACTGAGCAGCAACGTCACAGTGAACGTGTTCATTCTGGATCAGAACGACAACGCTCCAGTCATCCTGTATCCAGTCAGCTCCAACGGTtctgctgaaggtgtggaggagaTTCCCCGCAATGTGAACGCAGGACACTTGGTGACTAAAGTCAGAGCCTATGACGCTGATATAGGATATAACGGCTGGttactgttttcactgcaggaagTTACTGACCACAGTCTCTTTGCTTTGGACCGCTATACAGGACAGATCAGAACACTTCGCTcgttcacagagacagacgaggcTGAGCATAAACTGCTCATACTGGTCAAAGACAACGGGAACGTTTCACTGTCAGCAACAGCTACTGTCATTGTCAAACTTGTGGAGCCCAAAGAGGCTTTTGCAGCTTCTGACGTTAAAAGTGCAGCAAAAGATGACGAGGAGAATAATGTGACTTTTTACCTGATGATAACTTTGGGCTCagtttctgtactttttctcaTCAGCATCATCGTGCTGATTGCAATGCAGTGCTCCAAAACCACAGACTATACTTCTAAATATCTCCAGGAGACTAACTATGACGGGACACTGTGTCACAGCATCCAGTACAGATCTGGAGACAAACGGTACATGTTAGTGGGACCCAGGATGAGTATAGGATCTACTATAGTCCCGGGCAGCAATGCCAATACTCTAGTGCtccctgacaggaggaggacatcTGGAGAG TGG ACTATCTCCTAG